From the genome of Spirosomataceae bacterium TFI 002, one region includes:
- a CDS encoding TonB-linked outer membrane protein, SusC/RagA family — MKKTLLFLVSLFAFTAQAQFQIKGKVTDTNSDPVPGVTVALLGTSVGTSTDAAGNYSLSIPNGNQSVVFSFIGYATVTESVNGRNVINVVLSEESSMLEEVVVNALGFKTKKDRSGTTSSTVGSSAIKTSGESAILNSLAGKAAGVKVVRANGDPGAGTSIQIRGANTIDGASQPLIIVDGVPLSNDNLYGNSSTRSGGVSQQSRLNDLNPEDVESVQILKGASAAALWGSRAANGVMVITTKSGKLNQKMKVSYGATYSMDEVNRKHPLQTTWGQGSGGKFITGSANSWGDKISNRAGGADEVTTTGQYFIGDNGQTIYPIKTKNSQDVFVDQNFDQVFQTGSFLDHNLTITGGGAKTTNFFSVGYLDQEGIIKNSDYNRFTMRFNNQTFFNNYINLSTKANYINTSSNRIQQSSNTAGLYLGLLRTSPDFDQSAYIGTYVDSKGVAYPGRQRSYRRYMGENINPTYNNPLWTTNEQVGTTNVNRFNANSNLNINPVQWLQLDLRGGIDTYVDKRVYFSPVGSAAYVNGRLDNEDYTNTEINVDAIARADFPDLVKGKIGLNATLGYNINDRNREYLYAATQNFLVNSKIQSFNNSTAPYEVANSFNHIRSNRLYSILSFDLFKQFFLSVSGTQEAASTVSGTYFYPSSDLAWQFTNLLKTPSDILSFGKLRLSFGQVGVQPGAYRFGTTYETFTYTTYDDLLDINEFGGGFRLNDDKGNPNLKPEIKTEFEIGTDLRLFKNKMNIGFTYYKNEIKDILLNVNLSPSSGYLSLYDNAGTMENRGIELDLGYQILETKDFGLNLYGNFNNNRNKVLDLSGVDRVALSTQSITSNAIVGYPLGILYGSRAERDANDNLLLDENGFPKLAPEQGIIGDPNPDWRGGLGLKGNYKKLSFNVLFETYQGGDFAERTRFVLNSFGTYADTEGEVTLTEPLKNSKGIVFPAGTTVRGNIGNYGGGNILLDETWYTTLGGGLGGSAINEFSISDGSWTRLREVSLGYSISGAEFSKRTKLNSIDLALSGRNLALWTKVVGIDPEVNQSGVDNGFGIEYFTNPSTRSWVFSLKINY, encoded by the coding sequence ATGAAGAAAACTCTCCTTTTTTTAGTGAGTTTGTTTGCTTTTACGGCACAAGCTCAGTTTCAGATTAAGGGAAAAGTGACGGATACTAATTCCGATCCTGTCCCTGGTGTTACGGTAGCACTCTTGGGTACCTCAGTGGGTACTTCAACAGATGCGGCAGGAAACTACAGCCTATCGATTCCTAATGGAAATCAATCTGTGGTTTTTAGTTTTATTGGTTACGCAACAGTAACGGAGTCTGTGAATGGCAGAAATGTCATTAATGTGGTATTGAGCGAAGAAAGCTCAATGCTTGAAGAGGTAGTAGTAAATGCCTTGGGGTTTAAAACAAAGAAAGATCGCTCTGGAACAACTTCCTCTACAGTTGGCTCTTCGGCAATTAAAACCTCTGGAGAATCGGCCATCCTAAATAGTTTGGCAGGAAAAGCAGCGGGTGTCAAAGTTGTAAGGGCAAATGGAGATCCAGGTGCGGGAACAAGCATCCAGATTCGTGGAGCGAATACAATTGATGGGGCTTCTCAGCCTTTGATTATTGTAGATGGAGTACCATTATCTAACGATAACCTATATGGGAACTCTAGTACAAGAAGTGGCGGTGTATCTCAACAATCTAGACTAAATGATTTGAATCCAGAAGATGTAGAGTCGGTTCAAATCCTTAAAGGTGCCTCTGCTGCAGCACTCTGGGGTTCTAGAGCGGCCAATGGAGTAATGGTTATTACCACAAAGTCTGGTAAGCTGAACCAAAAAATGAAAGTTTCTTACGGTGCAACTTATTCTATGGATGAAGTAAACAGAAAGCATCCATTGCAAACAACTTGGGGGCAAGGTTCTGGAGGGAAGTTTATTACAGGTTCTGCAAACTCTTGGGGAGATAAAATCTCTAACAGAGCTGGAGGAGCGGATGAAGTTACTACAACGGGTCAATATTTCATTGGCGACAATGGACAAACCATTTATCCAATTAAAACCAAAAACTCTCAAGACGTATTTGTAGATCAAAACTTTGACCAAGTTTTTCAAACAGGGTCATTTTTAGATCATAACCTTACGATTACAGGTGGTGGTGCAAAAACGACTAACTTCTTTAGTGTAGGTTATTTGGATCAAGAAGGGATAATTAAGAACAGTGATTATAACCGTTTCACAATGCGTTTTAACAATCAAACATTCTTCAACAATTATATAAACCTTTCTACTAAAGCAAATTATATCAATACTAGTAGTAATAGAATTCAACAAAGCTCAAATACTGCAGGACTTTACCTTGGTTTGTTGAGAACGTCGCCTGACTTCGATCAATCCGCTTATATTGGTACATATGTTGACAGCAAGGGTGTTGCATATCCTGGCAGACAGCGTAGTTATAGAAGATATATGGGTGAAAATATCAACCCAACTTACAATAACCCTCTTTGGACAACAAATGAGCAGGTAGGTACTACAAATGTTAATAGATTTAATGCAAATTCTAACTTAAATATCAATCCGGTTCAATGGCTACAATTAGACCTAAGAGGAGGAATTGACACTTATGTAGACAAAAGAGTTTACTTCTCACCAGTGGGTTCTGCTGCGTACGTAAACGGTAGATTGGATAATGAAGATTACACCAATACTGAGATAAATGTAGATGCCATAGCTAGAGCTGATTTTCCAGACTTAGTTAAAGGGAAAATAGGTTTGAATGCAACACTTGGATACAATATCAATGATAGAAATCGTGAGTATCTATATGCCGCTACTCAAAACTTTTTGGTAAATAGTAAAATTCAAAGCTTTAACAATTCTACCGCTCCGTATGAAGTAGCAAACAGTTTCAATCATATTAGATCGAACAGGTTGTATTCAATTCTTTCATTTGATTTATTCAAGCAGTTCTTTTTAAGCGTTTCAGGAACACAAGAAGCGGCATCTACGGTGAGTGGTACTTATTTTTATCCATCATCTGATCTTGCTTGGCAATTCACGAATTTATTGAAAACACCAAGTGATATTCTTTCATTTGGTAAACTAAGGCTTTCATTTGGTCAAGTAGGGGTTCAGCCTGGTGCTTATCGCTTTGGAACTACTTACGAAACCTTTACATATACTACTTATGATGATCTTTTAGACATCAATGAATTTGGTGGTGGTTTTAGATTAAATGATGATAAGGGAAACCCAAATCTAAAGCCCGAGATAAAAACAGAGTTTGAAATTGGAACAGATCTTCGTTTGTTCAAAAACAAAATGAATATTGGGTTTACTTACTACAAAAACGAAATAAAGGATATTCTTTTAAATGTTAACCTTAGTCCAAGTTCGGGATATTTATCGCTTTACGATAATGCAGGAACAATGGAAAATAGGGGTATAGAGCTTGATTTAGGATATCAAATATTAGAGACTAAGGACTTCGGTTTAAACCTTTATGGAAACTTTAACAACAACCGAAACAAAGTTCTTGACTTATCGGGAGTTGATAGAGTGGCATTGTCTACACAATCCATTACTTCAAATGCAATTGTGGGCTACCCACTTGGCATCTTGTACGGAAGTAGAGCTGAACGTGATGCAAATGATAACCTTTTGTTGGATGAAAACGGTTTTCCAAAACTTGCTCCTGAGCAAGGAATAATTGGTGATCCAAATCCAGATTGGAGAGGAGGTCTTGGTCTTAAGGGAAACTATAAGAAACTTTCTTTTAATGTGTTATTTGAAACATACCAGGGTGGAGATTTTGCAGAAAGAACTCGTTTCGTGTTGAATAGCTTTGGTACTTATGCAGACACAGAAGGTGAAGTTACATTGACTGAGCCGCTCAAAAACTCAAAAGGTATTGTTTTCCCAGCGGGCACTACAGTGAGAGGAAATATTGGAAATTATGGCGGAGGAAATATCCTCTTAGACGAAACCTGGTATACCACACTTGGTGGTGGACTTGGTGGGTCTGCAATAAATGAATTCTCTATCAGTGATGGAAGCTGGACAAGGTTAAGAGAGGTTTCTTTAGGTTATAGTATTTCTGGTGCTGAATTCAGTAAAAGAACAAAACTAAACTCTATTGATCTCGCATTGTCAGGTAGAAACTTGGCATTGTGGACCAAAGTTGTGGGAATTGATCCAGAGGTTAACCAGTCTGGCGTAGACAACGGATTTGGAATTGAATACTTTACAAATCCAAGTACTCGCTCATGGGTATTTTCTCTAAAAATCAACTATTGA